The DNA segment AAAAGCAATACAAACATCAGCAAACTAACCTTACAAGTATGACCTTTATATTCTTGCAAGAGTTCGCCTGTTGATCTGCCACAGATAACTGGTAAATATTGGCTGAggttctaaaacaatttgatCAATGCTAAGTAATAAGCATTGAAACTAATAGTAGAACTCACCTGTCCAAAAGGCGTATGCTAGAATCAAGGCAACTTGCTAATATACAATTGCTATCATTGGACATGGAGATACAGTTGACAGGCTGCCCCAAGTTATCAACTACTTCCCTATGTGATGATAGGGAACAGAAAAATTGGATTTCAGACTTATCACTTAGAATTGAGGAGAACTGAATAATAAACCAGTATATGTTCTAGTGAAAATATAGTAATTACtcaaaactaataaaaaaaagcagCAAAACTGGGTTTAATTCTAGAAAATTCGCTGCATACCTACCAATACGGATATCAAAAGTTCTAACAGTACCATCAACACTTCCACCAATAATTTCAGTTTTCGTTACACAAACAGACATTACACTGTCTTGAAATGCATCAATAACCTGCAAAGCAATGAAATTAAGAGTACATAAATCAATATAACAGATTCATCAGCATCTTCCATGAAATtcttaaaaaagaagaaaaataaaaacctGAATTGGCTCAGTACTGTGAGATCTACAATCCCAGGTACGCAAAGACTGGTCATAGCCTGCTGATACTACAACAGATGAATACTCATTAAACTTAACAGCATTTACCTATCAAATTGGGGACAAAAGAATCGGAAATCATCAGAGAAAAACACAACTTCCATAAGTAGTTTGTTATCAGACTAGCAGAACATAGAAACATACCATACCTCGCTATCATGGCCGCGAAATTTTCGAATGACACGACCAGTGGCCACATCCCAATAGAAAACTTGGCGGTCACCACCGCAAGAAATCAACTTGGCGTTGTCCCTAAAAATTTCAATACAAATTGTCAGCAAATGAATTCGAACTTTAAAGAAGCAAGAGGATATGGTACATACGAAGTGACGTGAACATCACGGACTTCGCGGCCGTGGGATTTGTAGGTCTTAATGTGGATGCCGCGGTGAGGATTCCAGAGGCGAATAGTCCTATCTTTGCCGCAGCTCAGGCAATAATTTCCATCTCCGTTGAATCTAGCGGCTAAAACTGCCCCTTCGTGGCCCTTCAACAAGTTGACCTCCTGCCGTGGCAAATCGGAAGAGCTCATCTTTCGTGTGCGTCTGCGGTGAGCTATTTCCCGGCGAGAAAATGTGGGTTCAAATTTCTCTGTTGACAAATAGGTTGGAACTTGGAAGTCCTGGTTACAGACGATAATTTGGATTTGAAGCCCATTAGACCCCAACAAATAGGGCCAAAGGGCCCATAAACTGACACTTGGAATATAAATTGGTCAAATAcattaatatcataattaactattacaaaattacaactaaatcgtatcaccaaacttaatttttaatatgacattattctctatatattatgattttataccataatttaaaaattttagactccaattcattaATAATAGATCTTagaagaaaatatattctaaacttttaatttataaattctaattcttaaaatatattaaaagtactaattttactagtttgacataatctaaaattatgacttgatataattataaatagtttttaaaaattgaatttctatgtaattttcctAATAtcactattttttatatatcataaataaatataattttaaattctaatttaaaaattttagatCTCAATTTATAAATGACATACCTTAAAACAATAACTCCAGACCCTAATTTATAAACCCTAATCCTTaaaattcattaaaaataataatttacttagttagacataattgaaatttattacttgatataattataaataattttttaaaaatgaatttctatgCAAATTTCCCTTCTTTTAAGCACCGATTGGAAAAGTCTAAAGGATTTTACCCACCACACATCATAAAATGATGTTATTATTCCTAAAATGTCAAATGCGTGTATAGTTTATTAAATActataaaatcaaaattaatattttttttcgaataatcaaaattaatattCTTAAGTTACAGCTTTTTTAACATtcctaaaatataaaatactaTGTACACAACTACATAAGGAAACGAATCTGGATTTTCTTCTATAATAAAATTCTATATCCATACAAATCCTcgatataaaaaatgaaaaaacagtAACCGAAGTCGTTCTTCTATTACAAATCTAATCATTATATTTCAATAATAATTTATTCAACGTGTTTTGGTTTCAAATAATTGAATTCAACACAACTAAAAAAACACAGTTAAAAAGCtctcaaaaagaaagaaaaaataatataacAAACCACAATTATCATTTATTAAAACATCATTATACTTCTCGTTCAAAGGAGTATCagatctaaaaaaaaattctcagaAAAAATCAAACATAATCTACAAATCCATAAACAAAACAAAGGTATAACAATCAAATTATCTTTGACAAAGACAGGCTGTTATCCAACCAAATGAGGCAAAGATTTCAGGTTGACCAGGGGACAAGCCGTCTAGAGCTtctgtttctttccttatttggtGATGCATTGTCAGTTGCACAGAGTCGATGTTTGATCTTGTCTCTTATGCTTTGATCTTCTATCTCCGGATCAATCTTCTTCTTAGGCATGGCTTTGAGCTTCTAGATCTTTCTTGCTATTGGGCTGAAGTTGATTCATATGTATTTGATCCATCTTTAAGGCCTTTGATCATTTCTTTTAcacttatatttaatttatcaaacacttaacaaacacattagtctATATAAATCAACATTAAATTTTGatgtgttattaattatgggaatattaatttcttttaatatttttgtcataatcaaaattagtgtggaaatgtgtttcatcACATATCACTAATCAAGGATACTCCATTAAGTTAGTTCACACAAGTGAATTAACAGAATAGATATTGCTTTACAACTAAGGGCACTATCTAGATATAATATCTTGGGACTAAAGCATACTCCAATTGTGCGAACGTATTTTCGAGCCGAATGTGGCCCCTTGTGCAAATAAATTTGAGTTTCTTAAAGTGCAAGTTACTTATTTTCAACATGCTTATAACTTTGAACAACATATGATTAGGGGTCTGCTAAGGGAAGTGTTGGTGGGATGGAAGATGTCGGATTTGGGTGGTGAAAATGAACAATGATGGTGCGAGTAAGGGGAACCAAGAAATGGCCTTTGTGGGGGGGTCTGTTGCGTGACATGAATGGGATTTGGCTAGGGGGGTTTTGCTATTAATATTGGAGTTTGTACGAAGGTTCTTGCAGAGCTGTGGGGGTTTTACCTCGTTTTGGAGCTATCGTGGAGCAAAGGCTATCGTAAGGTCATCTTTGAGTTAAATTCTATGGTTGTGGTTCGATTAGTCAATCAGGATATGGAGTATATGTATCAGTTCTATTAGCTTATTGGTAAATGCATAGAGTTGTACGCTCGGAGTTGAGATGTGAAGATTGTGCATATGCTCCGTGAGGGTAAGAGATCTGATGATTGGATGGCCAACTATGCGGAGCGTTTATTTTTGGATTGTCACGAGTGTGATGTACCTCATAAAAGCATCCGTGATATTATTGATGTAGACATGTGCGGTTCTTGTCTTCCTCGGATGACTCGAACCCAAGGTTTCATTTCTGTTTCGTTTTTCGAGATCCTAACCCCTCCGATGTATAAAAACCATAATTTTAATAACCTGAAAATTTTGTTATTCCACAATAATAACTAAATTATgaaattatcattattattattagtagtattatatatactaataaatatttttacattaagctatatatatatattgttggtGAGTAAAGTTGGTTTCTAACTAGAGTCAACTTGTGGTTTTCTTGCCATAATGGTGGTTGGAGCCAGGCTTATTAAAAATCTTGATATCTTTCCAACGAGACTCCATATAATCGGACCCATTTTTCTGTGCATAGACACCAAATTTGAAGAAATGAAATAGTCCACCACGGTCGGCTCCTTGGAACACTAGTTGACCATCAATATATGCCATTACTTTTGTGGCATCCATATCGTGAATCACATTAAACTTAAACCATTTGTCGTACATGTTGGGTAAAATCACAGGATCTGTATAATACTTCAATGTCCCATTGTACATTCTAAGCATGAAAGCAGTTGTGATTGTTGCAGTAGGTGCAGCTCCAAACACTTGCATTACACATACACCAGATGTTCCAGACGGCACATATGCATTCCCTTCAAATTGCCATACACCGGAAGTGTAATTGTATCCCTGTTAAAAACAGTCATATTAAGGAAAATAATTTTGCATTTATCCAAGGGTTTTCCATGAGATGGGAAATGAAAACTAATCAAACTTTGTTTTTAGTTGGAAAAATTATTGATAGTGTATGAGAAAGCAATATCAAACTCGCCCTAAGTCAACTAAGAATGATAAATTTCATCGATGGTCgttgaagtttagagttatTTTACAAAGGTCGTtaactttattttctttcaataaaatcactgaacttttatttttatttgaataaatTCATTTTAGCTGAGTTACATAAAAATCGCTAAAATAATGCATGTAAAACCACGTTGGAAATGACTACAAAAACATTCATTTTGTGAATGACAATAGATATAtgtaaagaaaaagagaaggataaattaaataataaacgTACTTACATGGATAATGACTTCTGATCTAGCTCTTGTTGGACTGCTTCTGGCCAAAGGTTTATCAGTAAAGTAAACCCAAAACTTGTGGATTCCATCGACAAAGCTATATCGATCGGATACATTCAAGTTATACGGCTTTTGTATATAGTAATATGATTCATTAAATGGGAGCTCAACAAATCCTTCGGTTGGATCCACTGAATCTGAATCGCACCCATGGAAGAACAATACAACAACAATACCCATTTTTACTAAACAAAATGAAACACTACTCAACTTCATTGTATTGTATTGAACAAGGCTCGAATGTTGTCAAGTTTTCGGTTACTTGGGTctctttatatataaaaaaaattcaagttatACTTTATCGGTTTATTTGTATTATTAGGCTCCAgataatttattataaaatcACAAATGTTGTTCTTTTTGTTGTCCACAAGTTCATTAATGGTTTATTGGCATGGCACACTCGAATTGTCGAGGGAAGGTATTTGATTGTGTGGATAggaaaaaaagaataaataatactaataaaTTAAAGACTTGTGGAACATACTCTTGCACGGTTTATAAACAAacattttatttcttattttattttcatttcttcaatcatcttttaaaataataaaaggttACATTTTTGTTCTGATTTCTTGTGATTCTGTTTCAATTCGAGTCTATCATATAGTAGTTCGGTGCATTTACTTCTCATTTATATTTTTGGTCAGCTTTCTTGGTTTGGATGATTCACTTTTTTTCATTTCTATCATTTAGCtcaattcaataataataataataaataataaagccTAAAACCATACAAAGCCCTCAGAACTTAtcacttttagtcattttgctccctgaacttacGAAACGATCTATTTGccccttcaactatttaaaagtagTATTAGCAACCTCatgttttcattataacggaaacaattaTGACATACCTCATTGCAAGAACCAAGGTCATAGTAAAAAGGGttgtgcactactaaaacaagctgcGAATGAGGTTAGTATAGACAGTACACAAGTTCTCTTGTAAAAATTGCACATAGGGTTGTGCATTACTAAAACAAGCTGCAAACGAGGTTACATATGTGCAGGCTGGTTCTAATACTTCCATGAACACTTGTACTTATGttgaaatttcattttgtttccgttataatgaaaatagggggttactaataccacttttaaatagttgagggaGCAAATAGATCGTCACATAAGTTCAGTGGGCAAAATaaccaaaattgacaagttcagggggttgcGTATGGTTTAGGCCTAATAATAATAGTAGGGAATCAGAGTCAAATTTAACATCATTTAAAGGGAGatacaaatttaaccttaatattttaaaaaaatatcaattttaatcTTATATTACCGAAATTTTGAAAAACTtatttgactattatttaattatcatatcagacattccaaacaagtttatcaataatttgaaatagtttttatattttttattaattatttataattatattaataacaaagtacatattttaaatagtttgacaaaaaaaattgtgattaacttatctTTAGCAGACTTATTAGTTACATACATTATTAGCATTTTAAtggattttttataattattttgtaatgcattaaatattttagacatatttAATGTTTGGAATGTCTGaaatgataattaaataacagttaaaccaatattttctaatttttgataacatatggttaaaattgatcttgtttagaAATGTTAGACTTAAATTTATACTATTTCATACGTTAAGATTAAATATGCacgttaaaattaaatttggtaTTTGCCcctaataataacaaaaaaaaattaatataaatatagaaAATAGTAAAAGATTTGATTCACTCTTTCCAACAAGGAGTGATGTTAGGTACAGTTGATAATAAATGTAAATATTTTAGAGATTCGGTCTCACACTAAGTCGAATCATCTTGTCGTTTTACTTCACGTTCAGTTTGTGCTTTTATTATATTTTCCTTTGTGAAATGGGATATCACATTTTGTCGTGCTTAACAGTCTTTAGCGTGCATACATAGCGTCATTTGATAAGGAATCTCGTCTTTCTCGTTATTAAGATTAAGATCAATTTTCTCAATATTAGACTATGAGTATTCACCATTGTTAAGAAATTTCTACAAGTGCATGGTtttcttgtagtaataaaagatatcgatcccacgaGGAAAAATAGTTATTACTCActatcaatgttatcagaactaGATCGGACATCAAACCAGATTGGTAACTAGATCACGGAtcacttggtcggaccggatggTTCGGATTGATCGAAccagatgacgtaataaataaataatatttttatatattaaatatatatatataattaatttaaaattatttttatacattatatatatccaaaataaattaagttcAGAATAAAGGCAAGTATAGGTATATAATTGGAACAATTCGGACCTATTGGGACAATTAAGAATAAAGGCTAAGTAAGTTAATTTGAGTTTTTTTAGAGTCTATTCTAACCTATTAGGACTAATAActaagtttttttttgaaagaataaagaatattATTGAATTAAATCAGAATACGAAACATCGATGAGGGATGGTGGTGGACAGGCCCACTCACCATGGTCAGACCTAGACCTCACAACTTTTGCTAATGAATGAGCTGCGAGATTCGCTGATCGTTTAACGAAAGAGATCGAAACTGAGTTCAGATCTAGAAGAATAGAGTAACAATCTTGTAGAACGTCAGATAAATAAGAGAGAtcaaaattttttgtttttaaagcTTGAACCACTTGTAGATAACCAGATTGAACTATCACCCGAGATAGATTTAGAGCCTTGATCCAACTGAGAGCCTCTCTAATGGCCATTGCCTCTGCCAAGGTAGGATCAATCGAGTCCGCTAGTCTTCCATTTCTGGCCCGAATACACACTCCTCTACAGTCCCGAATTAACATTCCGAATGTGCAGAAGCTTTCCTCCGGATTAATTCCAGCATCCACATTGCACATTAAAAAATCTGAGGGGGGTTTTTGCCATTTAACTACATCCTTACTGCTTGCCGGTTTAGGAGATGGATTAAGAATATGAGCTGATCTCCATTGTAGGTGATCTGCTACTGATGCTGCTAGGATCGAATTGGGGAGGCTAATTTTCTTCTCCCAAATCACTTTGTTCCGATACTTCCACAGATTCCACAAGATGTAAGCAACCGATTCCGTTGTCGATAAGGACGAAGCTAACAGTCCCGAGAACCAGACGAACAAATCATTAACAAGATCCATTCGATTATCCTTAAAGAACAACGCCCAAACCTGTTTAGCGAAGATGTAGGAAACAAATATATGCGTCTCGTTTTCATTTATCGTGCTGCAGATCGGGCATCTATTCGACAGGGTGCTGTGTCGGTTTGTCAAATTAGCCATTGTTGGTAGGCTTTGTGAAAAAATTCTCCAGACACAATTTTTTATCTTCGGGGCTACATTTAATTTCCATAGCAACTGCCATTTCAAATTAGGTGTGATCTGTTGTTCTTCCGCTTCAGCTTCGAtcgcaagccaatatccactacGTACCGAATACTCTTTAGACGGAGTGAACTGCCAGAACCACGAATCGATAATTCCATGATTTCTAACTGGGATTGACAAGATGAGTTTACGGTGCCTATCATTGAAGATGTTGTTTGTCAATTCTGCCTCCCAGTTACCATCAGGACCCCTTAACTCGCTTACAAACTCAACAGAGCAATCAGCTGGTTTCGTACTCGACGGAAATGGATTGAGATTATACGAGAGCCAGGGGTTGTCCCAAATTCGAATAGAGTTTCTTGTACCAACCTTGTTTCTCAAACCTTTCAGTAGTAATGATCTGCCTGCTATAATACTCCTCCAAACCAGAGACAGATTATGTCCCAGATCAGCATGAAGGAAATCGACGTTTGGGAAGTATCTGGCTTTCAAGGTTCTTGCCATTAGAGAAGATGGATCCTTAATAATTCTCCAACTTTGTTTAGCCAACAAGGCTAAGTTAAATAACCGCATGTTACGAAAACCCATACCTCCGTCTTTCTTTGAGTAACACATCCTATCCCATTTTTTCCAATGAATGCCAGAAGGGTTGGACCCCGAGGATTTCCACCAGAACCTGTTGAGCATTCTATGAATATCTTCACAAAAATCCTTAGGGATAAGAAAAATGCTCATTAGATATGTTGGAATAGATTGCAAGACATATTTTATTAACACCTCCTTTCCTGCGCGTGAaagaaatttttctttccaGTTATTCAACCTGCTCCAGGTTCTATCTTTTAGAACGCCAAATACTTGGACTTTGCTCCTCCCGACGTCAATCGGAGCTCCGAGGTAATTATCAAAGGAAGCCGTTTCTGCTACCTGAATTTCAGCGATAATTTCCTCTCTATCATGCCTTGGAGTGTTCGAACTGAAGAATACTGATGATTTCTGGAAATTAATACTCTGACCTGATGCTTTCTCATAGGATTTCAGACAATCACGGATGCTTTGTGCTTCAACTCTAGTGGTTTTGAAGAATAAAAGGCTATTGTCTGCAAAGAACAGATGAGAAATAGCCGGAGCGTTTCTTGATATTTCAAAGCCGTGAATCTTACCTTCTCTTTCTCTAGCCGAAAGAATGACAGAAAGCCCCTTTGCGCAAATCAAGAAGAGGAAAGGGGAGAGAGGATCTCCCTGACGCAGACCCCGATGCGGGATAATAGGCCCTATCTCCCTGTTATCCTAGAGGATCTTATATGACACGGTTGACACGCAGAGCATAATCCAGTTAATCCAACCCGAGGGAAATCCCAACTTTTGTAACATATGTTTGAGAAATTCCCATTCAATCCGATCGTAGGCTTTGCTCATGTCGATTTTCAGAGCCGTGCTTCCCACCTTGCCTTATTTTAGCCCCTTCATCTTGTGAATAATCTCGAAGGCTGCCGTTATATTGTCTGTGATGAGTCTTCCTGGGATAAAGGCACTTTGATTGAAAGAGATGATGTCCGAAAGAACCTGTTTGAGAC comes from the Euphorbia lathyris chromosome 5, ddEupLath1.1, whole genome shotgun sequence genome and includes:
- the LOC136231267 gene encoding uncharacterized protein gives rise to the protein MSSSDLPRQEVNLLKGHEGAVLAARFNGDGNYCLSCGKDRTIRLWNPHRGIHIKTYKSHGREVRDVHVTSDNAKLISCGGDRQVFYWDVATGRVIRKFRGHDSEVNAVKFNEYSSVVVSAGYDQSLRTWDCRSHSTEPIQVIDAFQDSVMSVCVTKTEIIGGSVDGTVRTFDIRIGREVVDNLGQPVNCISMSNDSNCILASCLDSSIRLLDRSTGELLQEYKGHTCKSYKLDCCLTNTDAHVAGGSEDGYIYFWDLVDATVASRFRAHASVVTSVSYHPKDTCMITASVDGTIRVWKT
- the LOC136230278 gene encoding citrate-binding protein-like, which encodes MKLSSVSFCLVKMGIVVVLFFHGCDSDSVDPTEGFVELPFNESYYYIQKPYNLNVSDRYSFVDGIHKFWVYFTDKPLARSSPTRARSEVIIHGYNYTSGVWQFEGNAYVPSGTSGVCVMQVFGAAPTATITTAFMLRMYNGTLKYYTDPVILPNMYDKWFKFNVIHDMDATKVMAYIDGQLVFQGADRGGLFHFFKFGVYAQKNGSDYMESRWKDIKIFNKPGSNHHYGKKTTS